The following coding sequences lie in one Herpetosiphonaceae bacterium genomic window:
- a CDS encoding response regulator transcription factor: protein MPIRVLLADDHPLVRFSTHKLLTGTPGITVVGEASDGVEALQRAVDLKPDVLVLDIEMPGLRGDEVVRRLRQMGSSVRILVLSAYPTEQAMSELLASGADDYVVKHASIETIVQAVRRVMTGEDRWRGADSSAQETQHEPQSAQGEPPPLTERETEVLKMVAVGKTDQQIALRLNITERTVRYHLHNMYRKLGISRRCEAVVWALRAGLSADQEAQKPQHVRV, encoded by the coding sequence ATGCCAATACGAGTCTTACTCGCCGATGATCATCCGCTGGTCCGGTTTAGCACACATAAACTCCTAACTGGAACGCCAGGAATTACCGTGGTGGGCGAAGCCAGCGATGGCGTAGAAGCCCTGCAACGGGCGGTCGATCTCAAGCCCGATGTGCTGGTGCTCGACATCGAGATGCCGGGGCTGCGTGGCGATGAAGTCGTGCGGCGGCTGCGGCAGATGGGCAGCTCGGTGCGCATTCTGGTGCTGAGCGCCTATCCCACCGAGCAGGCAATGAGCGAGCTGCTCGCCAGCGGCGCGGATGATTATGTGGTCAAACATGCGTCGATCGAGACGATCGTTCAGGCGGTCCGGCGTGTGATGACTGGCGAAGATCGCTGGCGCGGCGCGGATAGCTCAGCTCAGGAGACGCAGCATGAGCCGCAATCGGCGCAGGGCGAGCCACCGCCGCTGACCGAGCGCGAAACCGAGGTGCTCAAGATGGTCGCGGTGGGCAAGACCGATCAGCAGATCGCGCTGCGGCTGAATATCACCGAGCGGACCGTGCGCTACCATCTCCACAACATGTACCGCAAGCTGGGCATCAGCAGGCGCTGCGAGGCGGTGGTATGGGCGCTGCGTGCGGGGCTCAGCGCGGATCAGGAGGCGCAAAAGCCTCAGCATGTACGGGTGTGA
- a CDS encoding glycosyltransferase has protein sequence MSSRNLRAAPPRVSVLMPTYNQAAFIRRALDSLGAQTLADWELVIVDDGSTDATRELVAPYLTDDRIRYHRLERNRGMGAALNQALDLARADLIAYLPSDDVYYADHLMALADSLAQHPDAALAYSGVRHHYNRTATGQIDEYSLQLVQVMHRRTADRWVERDSLVTDDLERMLWSRLRERGAFVGTERVSCEWVDHPRQRHKLIRETLCGGINPYRVYYNVSQPLRFHSSVGNDIDEIEHYRRFRERPDTPPAADGLKILLVGELAYNADRILALEERGHRLYGLWTPDPAWFNTVGPLPFGHVEDVPLNGWRDAVRRIRPDVIYALLNWQTVAFCHQVLLDNPGVPFVWHFKEGPFICLEKGLWSHLIDLQTRSDGQIYSSPELRDWFYTVVPGLRDQPALVLDGDLPKREWFTTARSPRRSASDGQIHTVVPGRPIGLHPWVVGELAEQGIHLHFYGDFTQGIWHSWIEKALRVAEGYLHLHPNVDQRQWVSEFSQYDAGWIHVFKSENQGDLRRSNWDDLNYPARIATLVAAGVPLIQLDNPDAIVAAQTLARQLDIGVFFSEIPQLREQLRDETRMAQLRENVWRQREQFSFDAHADRLLAFFRSVIEQRGPA, from the coding sequence ATGTCCAGCCGCAATCTGCGCGCAGCGCCACCGCGTGTATCCGTCCTGATGCCGACGTATAACCAGGCGGCCTTTATCCGCCGTGCGCTCGATAGCTTGGGTGCTCAAACGCTGGCCGACTGGGAGCTGGTGATTGTGGACGACGGCTCGACCGATGCGACACGCGAGCTGGTTGCCCCGTATCTTACCGACGATCGCATCCGCTATCACCGGCTGGAGCGCAATCGGGGCATGGGCGCGGCCTTGAATCAGGCGCTCGACCTGGCGCGTGCCGATCTGATCGCCTATCTGCCGTCCGACGATGTGTACTACGCCGATCATCTGATGGCGCTCGCGGATAGTCTGGCGCAGCATCCCGACGCGGCGCTGGCCTACTCCGGCGTCAGGCATCACTACAACCGCACGGCCACCGGCCAGATCGACGAGTATTCGCTGCAACTGGTACAGGTGATGCATCGCCGCACCGCCGACCGCTGGGTCGAGCGCGATTCGCTTGTCACCGACGACCTGGAGCGTATGTTGTGGTCGCGGCTCCGCGAGCGCGGCGCGTTCGTCGGGACCGAGCGTGTATCCTGCGAGTGGGTCGATCATCCCCGGCAGCGGCACAAGCTGATTCGCGAGACGCTTTGCGGCGGGATCAATCCCTACCGCGTCTATTACAACGTGAGCCAGCCGCTACGCTTTCACTCCTCGGTCGGCAACGACATCGACGAGATCGAGCACTACCGCCGCTTTCGGGAGCGGCCCGACACGCCGCCCGCCGCCGATGGGCTGAAGATCTTGCTGGTGGGCGAGCTGGCCTACAACGCCGATCGGATTCTGGCGCTTGAGGAGCGCGGCCACCGGCTCTACGGCCTGTGGACGCCTGATCCGGCCTGGTTTAACACGGTCGGGCCGCTGCCCTTCGGGCATGTCGAGGACGTGCCGCTTAACGGCTGGCGCGATGCGGTCAGACGCATCCGGCCCGATGTGATCTACGCGCTGCTCAACTGGCAGACCGTGGCGTTTTGCCATCAGGTGCTACTCGACAATCCGGGCGTGCCTTTCGTCTGGCACTTCAAAGAGGGGCCGTTCATCTGCCTCGAAAAAGGTCTTTGGTCGCACCTGATCGATCTGCAAACGCGCTCCGACGGCCAGATCTACTCCAGCCCTGAGCTGCGCGACTGGTTCTACACGGTGGTGCCGGGCCTGCGCGATCAGCCCGCGCTGGTGCTTGACGGCGATCTGCCGAAGCGCGAGTGGTTCACGACCGCGCGCTCGCCGCGTCGCTCGGCCTCCGATGGGCAGATCCACACGGTCGTGCCCGGACGACCGATCGGGCTGCATCCGTGGGTCGTCGGCGAGCTGGCCGAGCAGGGGATTCATCTTCATTTCTACGGCGACTTCACGCAGGGCATCTGGCATTCGTGGATCGAAAAGGCGCTGCGCGTGGCCGAGGGCTACCTGCACCTGCATCCCAACGTCGATCAGCGGCAGTGGGTCAGCGAGTTCTCGCAGTACGATGCCGGCTGGATTCATGTCTTCAAGAGCGAGAACCAGGGCGATCTGCGGCGCTCCAACTGGGACGACCTGAACTATCCCGCGCGGATCGCTACGCTGGTCGCCGCCGGAGTGCCGCTGATCCAGCTCGACAACCCCGACGCGATCGTCGCGGCGCAAACGCTGGCGCGGCAGTTGGACATCGGCGTATTCTTCAGCGAGATCCCGCAGTTGCGCGAGCAGTTGCGCGACGAGACGCGCATGGCGCAGCTTCGCGAGAACGTCTGGCGGCAGCGCGAGCAGTTCAGTTTCGACGCCCACGCCGACCGTCTGCTCGCTTTTTTCCGCAGCGTGATCGAACAGCGAGGCCCAGCATGA